From a region of the Drosophila ananassae strain 14024-0371.13 chromosome XL, ASM1763931v2, whole genome shotgun sequence genome:
- the LOC6503879 gene encoding uncharacterized protein LOC6503879 has protein sequence MQSHQLTLIFGIALLWASVQATTGPPATSPRPRPSGPISGHVRPRPRCLPVQALCSRSSPKVCGRTPSGHCQRFNSICELGLANLNRSPANVRHTRDIECRTVRGVGAAHRRRCWEPCPARPVVCKRTPPAREICVQSRNGRECKVLANNCQLRNQNCHSQPRNNWRRTDKRRCGQLQLGDKPQACVVLPRPTPRRPSPRPSPRPSPRPTRRSTTRRPTTRRSTTPRPTTLRPPTSTTPAAPSA, from the exons ATGCAAAGCCATCAACTGACCCTCATCTTCG GCATCGCCCTGCTGTGGGCCTCCGTCCAAGCAACCACCGGGCCGCCGGCGACCAGCCCCCGGCCTCGCCCCTCGGGCCCCATCAGCGGCCACGTCCGGCCCCGCCCACGCTGCCTGCCCGTCCAGGCGCTCTGCTCCCGCTCCAGCCCCAAGGTCTGCGGGCGCACGCCCAGCGGGCACTGCCAGCGCTTCAACTCGATCTGCGAGCTGGGCCTGGCCAACCTCAACCGCTCGCCGGCCAACGTGCGCCACACACGGGACATCGAGTGCCGGACGGTGAGGGGCGTGGGCGCCGCccaccgccgccgctgctgggAGCCCTGCCCAGCCCGTCCCGTCGTCTGCAAGCGCACCCCGCCCGCCCGGGAGATCTGCGTCCAGTCCCGCAACGGCAGGGAGTGCAAGGTGCTGGCCAATAACTGCCAGCTGAGGAACCAGAACTGCCACAGCCAGCCCAGGAACA ACTGGCGCCGCACCGACAAGAGGCGCTGCGGGCAGCTCCAGTTGGGCGACAAGCCACAGGCCTGCGTCGTCCTTCCGCGACCCACTCCCCGGCGGCCTTCTCCGAGACCCTCCCCGAGACCCTCTCCGCGACCCACCCGCCGCAGCACCACCAGGCGCCCCACCACCCGCCGCAGCACCACCCCTCGGCCCACTACCCTGCGCCCGCCCACCTCCACCACCCCTGCGGCCCCCTCCGCCTGA